One Candidatus Cloacimonadota bacterium DNA window includes the following coding sequences:
- a CDS encoding PKD domain-containing protein, with amino-acid sequence VPDDFPETWILGTSGEEADWFFEVNIGRAILEDASEIDNWLNKTISYEDFSCSENYLKTSTLVGQYLGYTAYGGTAMDEIAMFLPEFNHNRLYQMNGTYSKANVVDAINNGTHIISHLGHANYLRVFDIYDGDVDTLLTNTDYCFVYTQGCHTGRYYGLECIAESFLKREHGTFAYIGNTHYGFYSSYKDQGASQLFEREFFDAIRNEGITNLGNANYDSKEDLAGIIGPTGARRWVGMDLTLFGDPHLSLHLDVGDVSAEQTNGNEITISYEENPGTGADNYENYNIYERDEPDSTIGIISCSVNGNNVVLYLEEDLKEGIPYNVEISNVSQITNPTIRPIDVLSNIIELSIITPTTWPAEDGPYYIYEDLIVKGSNLTIEAGTEIKMYQGKEVVVYDNGWLKANGTEDEKVVFTSYDDSDRASNGDWLDIFFYRDADHDNCEIDHCLIEYATTGIWLDSTSTATIKNTSIIYTKESGIYSYCANPTIENVIVAFASGSDNNHGFYFENSEPQINNIVSYENDYYGIYAADSSNVVLNNSIIYGNIAGSILNDSSSVLITYSDLEGGFFGAGNIDEDPLFADPSNNDFFLQSDSPCIDTGDPDFPRDQDGTRADMGAIYYPHLFDFTADKMFGYDSLEVTFTDLTEREITNWSWDFDNDGVYDSFEESPTFSYTQPGVYSVKMKIEKTAWSDTLTKTNFIVIQQSQLDPPENLTITIDSNDVFLEWSAIDTTRFDNSRNELFYLIYYSDNPYDSFDFLGYTIGETTSFTHQDIIPSNDCMFYQIIGYAGTLERMYEFIERNKIGKLEKLELFQKD; translated from the coding sequence AGTTCCCGACGATTTTCCGGAAACCTGGATTTTGGGAACATCCGGTGAAGAAGCAGACTGGTTTTTTGAAGTAAATATTGGCAGAGCGATTTTGGAAGATGCATCCGAAATCGATAACTGGTTGAATAAAACAATCAGTTATGAGGATTTTAGTTGTTCAGAAAATTATCTGAAAACATCGACCCTTGTCGGTCAATATTTAGGATATACTGCCTACGGTGGAACAGCGATGGACGAGATTGCTATGTTCCTGCCTGAATTTAACCATAACAGACTATACCAGATGAATGGAACATATTCCAAAGCAAATGTTGTGGATGCTATCAATAACGGAACACATATCATTTCACATCTTGGTCATGCGAATTATCTCCGCGTTTTTGATATTTATGATGGAGATGTGGATACATTGCTGACTAACACTGATTATTGCTTTGTTTACACGCAAGGATGTCATACCGGACGCTATTACGGTCTCGAGTGCATTGCAGAATCATTTCTAAAAAGAGAACATGGAACTTTTGCTTATATCGGAAATACTCATTACGGATTTTATAGTTCCTATAAAGATCAAGGAGCAAGCCAGCTTTTTGAGAGAGAATTCTTTGATGCAATCAGAAACGAGGGAATTACAAATCTGGGAAATGCCAATTACGATTCCAAAGAAGATTTAGCAGGAATAATCGGACCGACTGGTGCCCGACGCTGGGTTGGTATGGATCTAACTCTTTTTGGAGATCCGCATTTATCTCTTCATCTGGATGTTGGAGATGTCTCTGCAGAACAAACAAATGGAAATGAAATTACAATTTCTTATGAGGAAAATCCTGGCACTGGAGCAGATAATTATGAGAATTACAATATTTATGAAAGAGATGAACCTGATTCGACAATTGGAATCATTAGTTGTTCCGTAAATGGAAATAATGTTGTTTTATATTTGGAAGAAGATTTAAAAGAGGGAATCCCATATAATGTAGAAATCTCGAATGTTTCGCAAATCACAAATCCAACCATCAGACCTATAGATGTTTTATCCAACATCATCGAATTAAGCATCATAACTCCAACAACCTGGCCTGCTGAAGATGGTCCGTATTATATTTATGAAGACTTGATCGTTAAAGGAAGCAATCTGACGATCGAAGCAGGAACTGAGATAAAAATGTATCAGGGAAAGGAAGTTGTCGTTTATGATAATGGTTGGCTGAAAGCAAATGGAACTGAAGATGAAAAAGTAGTTTTTACTTCTTATGATGATTCAGATAGAGCATCAAACGGAGATTGGTTAGATATTTTCTTTTATCGAGATGCAGACCATGATAATTGTGAGATTGATCATTGTTTGATCGAGTATGCGACTACCGGAATCTGGCTGGATTCGACTTCGACCGCGACGATAAAAAATACGAGCATTATTTATACGAAAGAATCAGGGATTTATTCATATTGTGCCAATCCAACCATTGAAAATGTCATTGTTGCTTTTGCCAGCGGTTCTGATAATAATCACGGATTTTATTTTGAAAATTCTGAACCTCAAATAAATAATATTGTCAGTTATGAAAATGATTATTATGGAATTTATGCCGCAGATTCATCAAATGTTGTTCTTAATAATTCTATTATTTACGGAAATATTGCAGGAAGTATTTTGAATGATTCATCATCGGTGCTCATCACTTATTCCGATCTTGAAGGAGGATTTTTCGGAGCTGGAAATATCGACGAAGATCCTTTGTTTGCAGATCCGTCTAATAACGATTTTTTCCTGCAATCCGATTCTCCATGTATTGATACTGGTGATCCTGACTTTCCTCGCGATCAGGATGGAACCAGAGCAGATATGGGAGCGATCTATTATCCCCACCTTTTTGATTTTACGGCTGATAAGATGTTCGGATACGATAGTTTGGAAGTTACTTTTACGGATCTGACGGAAAGAGAAATCACAAACTGGTCATGGGATTTTGACAATGACGGAGTTTATGATTCTTTCGAGGAATCTCCAACTTTTTCTTATACACAACCTGGAGTTTACAGCGTTAAAATGAAGATCGAAAAAACTGCCTGGTCCGATACTTTGACCAAAACTAATTTTATCGTTATTCAGCAATCGCAATTAGATCCTCCTGAAAACTTGACGATCACAATCGATAGTAATGATGTTTTTTTGGAATGGTCTGCTATCGATACAACAAGATTTGATAATTCCAGGAATGAACTTTTTTATCTGATCTATTATTCCGATAATCCTTACGATAGTTTTGATTTTCTCGGTTATACAATTGGAGAAACAACTTCCTTTACTCACCAGGATATTATCCCCTCGAATGATTGCATGTTTTATCAAATAATAGGATATGCTGGAACTTTGGAAAGAATGTATGAATTTATCGAGAGAAATAAGATCGGGAAACTTGAAAAATTGGAATTATTTCAAAAAGACTAA
- a CDS encoding nucleotide sugar dehydrogenase → MDNISIAPEGTKYNLPTEEEGVQEKKKVLEITEQQRKLGRKIVAVQGMGFVGCVMAIVVADAENEKGHPIYYVHGHQRPSKRSFWKVPVINTGKPPISSSDMEVPELFERCVNQKKNFRATWHDIAYEVADVVVVDIQLDATKPAFGEAEKGYCDVTHFRDGMRTLGQHIKPDCLVLVETTVPPGTSERIVKPIIEEEFKKRGIDVEKYPPLIAHSYERVMPGAKYVKSIRDFWRVYSGVNKESKKRAREFLDDVLDTVNYPITELENTNASEMAKVMENSYRATNIALTLEWARFAEKIGVDLFKVRDAIRKRKGTHDNLLRPSLGVGGYCLTKDPVLANWSMKDVFEIDDELSLAVNSVNINDTMPIHTIDLIKEEYPDLKDVNVTVLGVSYLEDVGDTRHSPSYTLVRLLREFWAEVTCHDSYVEFWAELETEKVYNDLDKVLPEAEVVIFAVGHSEYKEIEPEELVKKCGTKPLIIDCSNFLSDEKIKQYLDLGCKVKGIGKGHIKNL, encoded by the coding sequence ATGGATAACATTTCAATTGCACCGGAAGGAACAAAGTATAATTTACCAACAGAAGAAGAAGGTGTTCAGGAAAAGAAGAAAGTTTTAGAAATTACAGAACAGCAAAGAAAATTAGGAAGAAAGATCGTAGCAGTGCAGGGAATGGGATTTGTCGGTTGTGTGATGGCAATCGTGGTTGCAGATGCAGAAAATGAGAAAGGACATCCAATTTATTATGTTCACGGTCATCAAAGACCTTCCAAGCGATCATTCTGGAAAGTTCCTGTTATCAATACCGGAAAACCCCCAATCAGTTCTTCAGATATGGAAGTTCCGGAACTTTTTGAGCGATGTGTAAATCAAAAGAAAAATTTTAGAGCAACATGGCATGATATAGCTTATGAAGTTGCGGATGTTGTGGTTGTCGATATTCAGCTTGATGCGACCAAACCAGCATTTGGTGAAGCAGAGAAAGGATATTGTGATGTTACGCATTTCAGGGATGGAATGCGAACTTTGGGTCAACATATAAAGCCTGATTGTTTGGTTCTGGTAGAGACAACAGTACCTCCCGGAACGAGTGAACGAATCGTTAAACCGATCATCGAAGAGGAATTCAAAAAAAGAGGAATAGATGTTGAGAAGTATCCTCCCTTAATCGCACATTCTTATGAAAGAGTCATGCCCGGAGCAAAATATGTCAAATCTATCCGTGACTTCTGGAGAGTCTATTCCGGTGTAAATAAAGAAAGCAAAAAAAGAGCCAGGGAATTTTTAGATGATGTTCTGGATACAGTGAATTATCCGATCACAGAATTAGAAAATACAAATGCTTCAGAAATGGCAAAGGTAATGGAAAATTCTTACCGTGCAACTAATATCGCTTTGACTCTCGAATGGGCGAGATTTGCTGAAAAAATCGGAGTCGACCTGTTTAAGGTCAGAGATGCGATTCGCAAAAGAAAAGGAACTCATGATAATTTATTGCGACCAAGTTTAGGAGTAGGAGGTTATTGTCTGACCAAGGATCCTGTTCTCGCAAACTGGTCAATGAAGGATGTTTTTGAGATCGATGATGAATTATCCTTGGCTGTGAATTCCGTAAATATAAACGATACAATGCCGATCCATACGATTGATCTGATCAAAGAAGAATACCCGGACTTGAAAGATGTAAATGTAACTGTTCTCGGTGTTTCTTACCTGGAAGATGTGGGGGATACAAGACATTCTCCTTCTTATACTCTGGTTCGATTATTGAGAGAATTTTGGGCGGAAGTAACATGTCACGATTCTTATGTAGAATTTTGGGCGGAACTGGAGACAGAAAAAGTCTATAATGATTTGGATAAAGTTCTTCCTGAGGCAGAAGTTGTTATTTTTGCTGTTGGTCATTCCGAATATAAAGAAATTGAACCTGAGGAATTAGTGAAAAAATGTGGAACTAAACCTTTGATCATCGATTGTTCTAACTTCTTAAGCGATGAAAAGATCAAACAATATCTTGATTTAGGCTGTAAAGTCAAAGGTATTGGGAAAGGGCATATTAAGAATTTATAG
- a CDS encoding RNA-binding protein — MRIDQLLNKLCLVKSRSIAKKACDKNLVKINDKIAKSSSNVNAGDVIEYQLYGFQNKFRLLEIPQGNVSKNNAVGFYEMLERGKLEIG, encoded by the coding sequence ATGCGAATAGATCAGTTATTGAATAAACTTTGTTTAGTAAAGAGCAGGAGTATCGCCAAGAAAGCTTGTGATAAAAATCTTGTTAAGATAAATGATAAAATTGCGAAATCAAGTTCGAATGTGAATGCGGGAGATGTCATCGAATATCAGCTTTATGGATTTCAAAATAAATTTAGACTATTGGAAATTCCTCAAGGGAATGTTTCTAAAAATAATGCCGTGGGATTTTATGAGATGTTGGAGCGAGGAAAATTGGAGATTGGCTGA